From the Firmicutes bacterium CAG:345 genome, the window GATATCTTGCAAGCCATCAACTTCTGTAAGTAAGCCTTCATTGCGATAGAAGTCAACAAGTGGTAAAGTCTTTGACTTATAAGCAGTAAGACGAACTTTGAAACTTTCTGGTTTATCATCATCACGTTGAATTAGATCATGTCCACAGCTGTCGCAAACATTTTCAACTTTACTAGGTCTTGTTTGAACGTTATAACTTGCACCGCATTGAGGGCAAACTCTTCTGGAAGCAATACGATCGACCAACTTTTCTTCATCTACTATCAAATTGACAGCGTGAGTAATTGGTCTATTGATTTCAGCTGTAAGTTTTTTCAAAGCTTCAGCTTGAACCAATGTGCGTGGGAATCCATCAAGTAGATATCCATTTGCACAGTCTGGAAGTGATAAACGATCTTTAACAATAGCAATAGTAACTTCATCAGGAACAAGTTGACCCTTGTCCATGTATTCTTTTGCTTTAAGACCTAATTCAGTTTTACGGCTAGCTGCATCGCGGAACATATCACCAGTGGAAATATGTGGAATGTTGTAATAAGCAACAATCTTTTCGCTTTGTGTGCCTTTGCCAGCACCTGGGGGACCCATGAGAACAATATTTTTCATTTATAAACCTCTTTCTAACAATTAATAATCTTGAGCGGCAAGAAGACCATTGATTTGGTTAAATACTTCAATAGCAACACCAACTACAATGATAAGACCAGTACCACCTAAAGCTAAGCTTTGTGGAACAAGTCCTGTTAATGATAAAACAATTGGAAGAGCTGCAATTAACATCAAGGCAAGAGCACCGAGTAATGTAACTCTATTCAAAACTTTACGAATATACTTTTCAGTCTCATTACCTGGACGTAATCCTGTAATGTAAGTTCCATTATCATGGAAATCTTTTGCTAAGCGTTCAGGATTAATTTGCAAGTTAGAGTAGAAGAATGTGAATACAATAATTAAGAATAAATAGATAATCAAGCCCCAAGGGAATGACCAAGTGCCCATATCTACCATCGATTGATAGTTGAAGACATTAATCATTGTCTGTGCCCAATTAGGAACAGTATTACCGCCAGAAACGAAACTGACAATAATTGATGGAGCCATCATGATTGATGAAGCGAAGATAACAGGAATAACACCTGAAGAGTTAATCTTGATTGGTAAGAAACTCGATTGAGCATTTTCATTACCGCTTTGACCAGTAGCAGAATGGCTGACTGGTAACTTACGAACTGATTTTTCAGTATAAGTAACAAAGACAACAATTAAGAAGAATGATAGTAAGTATAATAATAACTTAATAACACCTTCAAGAATTAAGGATGGATTTCCTGTTAAAAGGTTTTGACTTAAATAATTAGCAAATGCACCATAGATTTGGTTAGGTAAAGCAGAAACGATACCAGCAAAGATAATCATTGATATACCATTACCGATACCTTTTGTTGTAATTTGGTCACCGAGCCACATAAGAAGCATGGAACCAGCAACTAAGTAAACAATAATCTTTAAATAACCAAGAATGGTTGTATCTGTCAATGTAATATAATCAGAATTCATCATTGTTACAGTGACACCATATGCTTGAACTGCTCCAAGAAGAAGCGTCAAGTAACGAGTGGCCATATCAATTTTTTTACGGCCTGATTCGCCTTCCTTACCAAGTTCGGTAAGGACAGGCAAAACATCCATTTGTAACAATTGAACAATAATTTGGGCTGTGATGTAAGGTGAAACACCTAAAGCAAACAAAGAGAAACTTTGTAAGGCACCACCACCCATAAGGTTGAGCATACCGAAGACGTTATTTGTATCAAATGCGTCTTTAGATATTTCAACACCAGGAACAGTCAATGCTGATCCAATTCGGAAAATGAGAAAGATAGCCAAGGTAAAAAGGATTCTATTCATTATCTCCTTATTATGTAAAATGGCTGACACTTTCTTCATTTTTATTTCTCCAATATAGCTTCTCCGCCGGCTTGAGCAATTTTTTCAGCTGCCGAGGAAGTAAATTTCTTGGCTGTAACCTTGAATTTTTGATCGGCGCTGAGTTTAATTTCACCATCACCGAGAACTTTAAGACCATCTTTTGGATCTTTAATCATTCCAATTTCCATCAATGTTTCAAGAGAAATGTCTCCATTTCCTAAAACTTCAATAGCCTTAGCGATGTCTTCAACATTAATAATAGCATAATCTTTATGATTAATGTTCTTAAATCCTCTTTTTGGTAAACGACGATATAAAGGAGTTTGTCCACCTTCGAAGCCAGGGTTGATAGCACCACCAGAACGGGCGCCAGCACCTTTTTGTCCACGAGTAGAGGTTTTACCCATACCGGAACCAAGACCACGACCTACTCTTTTACCAGAATGGTCACTGCCTTCGACCTTTTTTAAATTATGAAGTTCCATTATTTATCCTCCCCATGTCTGAGTTTATTAACTTGAGTGTAAGACTTTAAAGATAACAAACCGTTGACTGTTGCTTTAACAATATTGATAGGACTTCTGGAGCCATATACTTTAGAGTAGATGTTTTTAACACCACCTAATTCCAAAACAGCACGGACTGGACCACCGGCAATAATTCCGGTACCATCAGGGGCTGGTTTAAGGAAAACTGTGGTAGCACCATAAGTACCAACAACTGTATGAGGTATTGTACCATCTTTGACGATTGGGAGTCTATACATATGTAACTTAGCATCATCAAGAGCTTTCTTGATAGCTTCGGAAACTTCACCAGACTTACCAACGCCAAATCCGTATTTGCCTTTAACATCGCCAACGACGACTAAGGCAGAGAAACGCATATGACGGCCACCTTTTGTGGTCTTGCAAACACGTCTAATTTTGACAACTCTTTCTTCATAGAGTTTTTCAGCTGGTGCACGGCGTTCTGTGCGACGTCCACCTTGACCCTTACGGCCACCTTCGTGATGATGACCTTTGGCTGGAGCGGCTTCTGGAGCAGCTTCAACCGGGGTACTATCGGTACCGGCCTCAACCGGAGATGTGATTTTTTCTTCTTGTTCCATATTTATTCTCCTAGAATTCTAAGCCGGCTTCACGTGCAGCTTCAGCTAAAGCAGCAACGCGTCCGTGATAAACATAACCAGAGCGATCAAAGACAACTTTAGTTATGCCTAATTTTTTAGCTTTTTCTGCTAAATCAGCGCCAACTTTTGCAGCACCTTCTTTATTTCCACCATTGGTTAATTTTAATTCAAAGGAAGAAGAAGAGCATAAGGTGACATGCTTGACATCATCGATGATTTGAGCATAGATATTGGTGTTTGAACGGAAAATAGAGATTCTTGGGCAGTCGCTTGTTCCAACAACTTTGGAACGAAGGTGTCTTTTAAGACGGGCTGCATTTTTATCAAATGATTTATACATATCTTGTTACCTCTATTATTATTTATCCTTCTTAGCTGTTTTTGCAGCTCTGAGAAGAACGACTTCGCCTTGATAACGAATACCTTTACCATGATATGGTTCAGGACGACGGAAGGAACGAATATTTGCTGCAACTTGTCCAACTTTTTGAGAGTCAATACCGCTGACTTCAATAGTTGTGGCATTTGGGCAAGTAATTGTAATACCTTCTGGTGGTACAACTAAATCTTCATGAGAGTGTCCAACGTTTAAGACGAGTGTGGTTCCGCGCATAGAAGCACGATAACCAATACCTTGAATTTCGAGAACTTTCTTAAAGCCATCATGAACACCGGTAACCATATTGTGAATTAAAGCACGTGTGGTTCCGTGAATCATTTTGTGCTCTTTCAAGTCATCGGGGCGTTTGACTAAGATTTCTTTCTCGGAGACTTCATAGCTCAAGCACGCATTGAAACTCTGAGTGAGGGTTCCTTTAGGACCTTTGACGGTAACTGTATTTCCCTCAACTTTAACTTCGACACCAGCTGGGATGTCGATTGGTTTTTTACCGATTCTTGACATTTTTTTCTCCTTACCAGACGTAGGCGAGTACTTCACCGCCTACTCTTTGTTTTCTAGCATCCTTATCGGTTAATAAGCCGTTGGATGTAGAGATAATTGCGATTCCCAATCCATTGAGGACTCTTGGGAGATCATCGCATCCGCAAGTAACACGAAGACCTGGCTTCGATATTCTTTGCAAATTGGTGATAACTTTTTCACCTTTTGGACCATATTTTAAAGTGATGTGAAGAACTTTTTTAACATCTCCATCAACATAATAACTGCTGATGAAACCTTCATCCTTTAAAATTTTGGCAATGCCAGCCTTCATTGTTGAAGATGGCATTTCTAAACTTGGATTGCCTAAAGCATTAGCATTTCTAATGCGAGTGAGCATATCGGCGATCGGATCTTGTAACATTTCTTGACCTCCTTACCAGCTAGATTTCTTCATGCCTGGAATTTCGCCCTTATAGGCTAATTCACGTAAGCAAATACGGCAAATTCCGAATTTACGGAGAACGCCGTGAGGACGTCCACAACGGGAGCAACGATTATATTCACGTGTGCTGAATTTTTGTGGACGAGAGCATTTTACTTTTAATGATTTCTTTGCCATATTTTATCTCCTAGCGTCTAAATGGCATGCCCATTAATTCGAGAAGGGCATATGCCTCTTTATCGGTTTTAGCAGAGGTAACGATAATGATATCCATACCACGTGTCTTTCCACCGATCTTATCGTAATCGATTTCTGGGAAGATTAATTGTTCCTTGACACCGATTGCGAAATTACCACGACCATCAAAAGCGTTCTTATTGACACCGCGGAAGTCGCGGACGCGTGGTAAAGCGATTGTGACGAGTTTATCGAAGAAATCATACATTCTGATTGAACGAAGTGTAACTTTACAACCGATGTATTGTCCTTCACGAAGTTTGAAGTTAGCAACTGATTTCTTAGATTTTGTCTTGATTGGTTTTTGACCAGCAATGACGGTTAAATCTGCAATAGCTTGTTCGAGGAACTTACTATCTTGAGCAGCTTGACCAACACCCATGTTGATGACGATTTTTTCAAGATGAGGAACTTCCATAACTGAAGAGTAGTTAAATCTCTTCATCAATTCTGGAACGATTCTTTCCTTGTAATCAGTTTCAACGCGAGAAACAATGTTAGCAACTTTATTTCCTTGTTCTGCCATTTTTTCTCCTCCTAGTCAATTACTGTGCCACTCTTCTTTGTGACACGAACTTTTTTGCCATCAACAACTTTGTAACCAATTCTTGTTGGCTTCTTTTCTTTTGGATCAAGAATCATAACGTTGGAAACATCGATTGGAGCATAGATTTCAACTTTCTTGCCTTCTGGATTTCCAGCGGTTGGTTTTTGATGCTTTGTACGAAGATTGACACCTTCGATAACAACTTTATTAACTTTTGGGAAAGCCTTAGAGACTTTTCCGGTCGTTCCTTTATATTTTCCGGAGACGACAATGACTTCATCACCTGATTTAATTTTCATAGTTATCTCCTTCCTTAAATAACTTCTGGGGCTAAAGAAATAATCTTCATAAAGCCTTCACCTTTTTCACGAAGTTCACGAGCGACTGGTCCAAAGACACGAGTGCCTTTTGGAGAAAGATCATCATTGATGAGAACAACAGCATTATCATCGAAACGAATTGTGCTGCCATCAGCTCTTTGATAACCTTTAGCGACGCGGACAATGACACCTTTGACGACATCACCTTTTTTAACACGTCCATTTGGAATTGCATCTTTAACTGCGCAAATGACAATATCACCGACAGAGGAAGCTCTGCGTTTGCTTCCGCCTAAAAGACGGAAAACACGAACAGAACGAGCACCGGAGTTATCAGCGACAACGAGGTTAGTTTCGTTTTGTACCATATTACTCTTCTCCTCTCTTTACGACCTTAATTAAACGGAAGTACTTGTCTTTTGAAATGTGACGAGTTTCTTCGATAAGGACTGTATCACCAACTTTGGCTTCTTGCTTTTCATCGTGAGCTTTGTACTTTTTAAAGTAAGCAACTCTCTTCTTATAAATAGGATCAGCCTTGTAAGTTGAGACTTGAACGGTGATGGTCTTTTCCATCTTATCGGAGACGACAACTCCTTGGAGTTGACGTTTGGTTTTATTATTTTGTTCTGCCATTTTATGTTCTCCTAATTATTACCGGCCAATTCTCTTTCCCGTAAAACGGTTAAGCACTTGGCGATGGATTTGCGAACTTCAGTGATCTTTTTGCCGTTTTCAAGTTCACCGCTCTTTTGTTGGAAGCGAAGTGTCATGAGATCTGCTTTAAGATCGAAAACTTTTTGTTGAAGTTCAGCGGTGGTCAATTCACGAATATCTTCAATTTTCATGATTATTTACCTTGACCTTTCTTTATAACGCGGGCTTTAACAGGGAGCTTATAAGCTGCAAGGCGTAAAGCTTCAACAGCATCAGCTTCTGGAACACCGCCAATTTCAAACATTACGCGGTTTTTCTTAACGACAGCAACCCAACTGTCGACAGAACCTTTACCGGAACCCATACGGACTTCGGCTGGTTTTTTAGTTTTGCCTAAATGTGGATAAATTTTAATCCAGATTTGACCTTGTCTTTTGGTGTAGCGAGATAAGACGATACGAGCGGCTTCGATTTGCTTATTAGTAATGTAATTACCTTCTAAAGCTTGAAGACCGTAGTCACCAAAAGCGACTTCGTTACCGGCTTTTGAAAGACCTTCGTAACTAAGACCATGAGGTCTTCTGTATTTGACTCTCTTTGGTTGAAGCATCTCTTATTCTCCTTTCTTTTCGTCAGCGACAGGAGCAGCTTCTTTAGCAGCTTCTTTAGCTGGACGACGATTATCACGACGACCATTATTACCACCGCGGGAACCACGGTTGTTGAAACGGCGACCATCGCGTTGAGCACGGCTGCGAGCAAGAGCTTCTAATTCTTCTTTTGAAGGTAAAGAAATCCAAACTTTGCAGCCTAAGCGACCATAAGTTGTATGGGCTTCGCATAATGCATAATCAATATTTTGACTCAATGTATGTAAAGATAAGACACCTTCACGATATTGTTCGCTACGAGCAATTTCAGCACCATTAACACGGCCACTGATCATAGTTTTACAACCTTTAGCACCGGCGCGCATAATTGTTTGAACAGCTCTTTTTTGAGCCATACGACTAGAAGCACGAGCTTCAAGTTGTGAAGCGAGGTTTTGAGCAACAACGTTAGCGTCGAGATCTGGAAGTTCAACGGCGACAACGGAAATCTTAACATCGCTTAATTTAGTAGCTTTGAGTAAGCCTTCTTTTAAGACTTTAAGGTTTGCACCTTCTTGTCCTAAGACAACACCTGGTCTAGAGCAGACAATAGTAACAGTAACTTGATCTTTGACGCGATCGATATCGATGCGGGAAAGAAGACTATCTTTAACTTTAGGTGTTAAGTATTTACGAATGAGATTGTCTTGAGCTAAATATGCAGGGAAATCTTTCTTTGCTGCATACCAGTGGGATGACCAATCACGGTTGATACCAATACGTAAGCCGATTGGATTTACTTTTTGACCCATAGATTATTTAGCTCCTTTCATTTTTACGACAACAGTAATGTTGCAAAATCTTTTGATTAAGCCAGATGCAGAACCTTTAGCTCTTGGCAAGAATCTTTTAAGACGGATTCCATCAGTAGCATAGATTTCAGCAATGTATAAATCTTCTGACTTCATTTTGAAATTATTAAAAGCATTTGCTTCTGCACTCTTAATAACTTTTGTTACAGGGGTAACAGCAGCTTTATTTGTATTAGCGAGAATCGCATATGCTTCAGCAAGAGTCTTACCGCGAACAAGATCGACGACCAAACGTGCTTTACGTGGGGTTACACCGATATTTGTTGCAATAGCCTTAGCACTGTCGCGTAAGGGTTCGGTAATTTCTGCTTCATTTACTTTTTTAGTTCTTGGCATTTAACGTTTCTCCTTACTTAGCGGCCTTGTCATCACCAGAAGTGTGGCCACGGAATGTTCTAGTTGGGGCAAATTCGCCTAACTTATGTCCGACCATATCTTCAGAAATGTAGACAGGTACGTGAGTTTTGCCGTTATAAACAGCAATTGTGTGTTCAACCATTTGTGGGAAGATAGTCGAACGTCTGCTCCAAGTTTTTATTACTTGTTTTTTATTGGCAGCGTTGAGAGCTTCAACTTTCTTAAGTAAAGCAGCTTCAACATATGGACCTTTTTTAATACTGCGAGACATGTTCTTTCTCCTTCCTATTAGCCATTACGTCTTCTCATAATGAGACGTGTACTGGCTTTCTTATTCTTACGGGTCTTAACACCCATAGCTCTCTTACCCCAAGGGGTACGTGGTGCATCGCGACCAACTGGGCACTTACCTTCACCACCACCATGTGGGTGATCGTTAGGGTTCATAGCAGAACCACGAACTGTTGGGCGAATACCTAACCATCTATTTTTACCAGCCTTGCCTAAGTGAACAAGGTTGAAATCTTCGTTACCAACTTGACCGATAGTTGCGCGGCATGTTGATAAAACTTTTCTCATTTCGCCGGAAGCAAGACGCAATGAAGTATAGCGACCTTCGCGACCGAGGATTTGTGCGCCTGTACCAGCGGCACGGCACATTTGGCCACCTTTACCAGGTTGAAGTTCAACATTGTGAACAACTAAACCTTCAGGGATAGCAGCGAGTTCCATGCAGTTACCCACTTTAACTTCGCAGGCTTTGCCGGAAACAATAACATCACCAACTTTAAGTCCTTTTGGGCAAATGATGTATGCTTTAGTTCCATCTGTATAGCGGATTAAAGAAATACGAGCATTGCGGTTTGGATCATATTCAATTGATAAAACTGTTGCTGGCATATCATCTTTTCTTCTCTTGAAGTCGATGATACGGTATTTTCTTTTGTTACCTCCGCCAATGTGACGGCAGGTGATACTGCCTGAATTATTACGGCCACCAGTTTTCTTAAGGGTGACAACGAGTGATTTTTCAGGAGCGGTCTTTGTAATATCAGCTGTACTTAATGTAGAAACATGACGAGTACCGGCTGTATTAGGTTTATAATTCTTAATTGCCATAATTTCTCCTATATTTATCTATGGCTTATTCTGCGTGAGCAGCTTTAGCGATTTCTGCTAAATCTGTTGCTTTATCAAGATAGACAATAGCTTTCTTGTATCCGCGAACAAAGCCTTTATAACGACCAACAGTCTTTTCTTTTCTGCTGACGTTTATTGTATTGACCTTTTCAACTTTAACGCCGAAGATTGATTCAACAGCTTTTTTGATTTCGGTCTTATTTGCGGTAGCCTTAACTTCTAAAACGATAGCGTTATTTTCACCTTGAAGGGTTTGAGTTTTTTCAGTGTGAATAGGACCGCGAAGAACATCATAGTCGTGAATTGTTGCGGCGTGGCCGGAAACAGTTTCGACTTCTTCTAATTTCTTTTCTTCTTGAGCCATTAGATAGCCTCCTCTTCTTCGCCTTGTAAGCATTTGACTGCTTCTTCGGTGATGATGATCTTTTCGTTGTTCAAGACATCGTAGACAGATAAGTTATCAGTGCTGACGATAAGAACTTCATTGATATTTCTGATACTTAAAACTAAGTTTGCAGCATATGTATCAAGGACAACAAGTGTCTTCTTTCCTAAGACATCAAGTGACTTTAAGAAATTTACACCTTCTTTTGTTGATACTTTAGCAAAGTCTTCATTGTCGAGAACAATAAGATTGTTATTAGCAACTTTGTCAGATAAAACAGAGAGAAGAGCTTTGTTGTGAACAAGCTTGTTCATCTTAAGTTTGAAATTTTGAGTTCCGGTAGGGCCAAAGACTATACCACCATGTCTCCAAAGTGGAGAACGGGAAGAACCAGCTCTTGCACGGCCTGTACCTTTTTGTCTCCATGGCTTTTTACCACCGCCGGAGACTTCGCTTCTTGTTTTAGTTTTAGCTGTTGCTTGACGGCGATTGGCTAAGTCGACCTTAACAGCTAAATGAACAGAAGGCATGTGTGGTTCGATGCCGAAGATTTCGGAATCGAGAGTGATTTTGCGGAGTTCTTTTCCGTCAAAACCAACTACTGGTAATTGAATATCTTTATTGACAATATTATTCATGGTTATCTCCTAACTTAATCAGCATAGCTAACCAATGGTTTAACTGCCTTTGTCTTATTACCAAGTTTGGCAGAAGTCTTGATCTTAAGAATAGATTTCTTTGGACCAGGAACAGAACCTTTGATGAGTATGCAGTTCTTACTGGCATCAACAGAGACAACTAAGAGATTGCTAATTGTGCGTTGAACATTTCCGTAATGACCAGACATCTTTTTGCCAGGATGAACACGGTTATTGCAACGACCATTAGTAGCTAAAGAACCGATTTGTCTGTGATAACCAGATCCATGACCTTTAGGGCCGATGTGTTTTCCATATTTCTTAATAACACCGCTGTAACCATGTCCTTTGCTGACAGCAGTTACATCGACGATTTCGCCAGCTTTAAAGACATCAACTGTGACGCTTTCACCAACTTCATGATTGTAAATTTCATCGCCTTTGATTTCGCGAAGGAAATATTTTGGAGTTGTATTTGCTTTAGCGAAGATACCTTTTTCAGGTTTGTTAGCTCTTTGCTCTTTTTTGTCCTCATAACCAATTTGAAGAGCTTCGTATCCATCGTTTTCAATGGTCTTCTTTTGAGTGACAACGTTAGGTAAGACTTCGATAACGGTGACAGGATACATCGTACCGTCCGTAGCAAAGACTGAAGTCATACCGATTTTTCTACCGATAATTTCTTTCATTTTCAGCCTCCTAGAATTGGACATCGAAGTCAACACCAGAAGGGAGATCCATTCTCTTTAAGGCTTCGATAGTCTGTTTACCGGGCTTGTTGATGTAAATCAACCGCTTGTGTGTTCTGATTTCGAACTGTTCACGGGAATCCTTGTGGACAAATGGTGAACGTAAGATCGTATAAATTTGACGCTCCGTTGGGAGTGGAATTGGGCCGACGACCTCGGCTCCAGTTTTTTCTGCCACATCGACAATCTTGCTGACGGAAAGGTCTAAGACCTTGTGATCGTAAGCTTTAAGACGGATGCGGATTCTGCTAGTTTTTG encodes:
- a CDS encoding 50S ribosomal protein L23 (product inferred by homology to UniProt), yielding MAQEEKKLEEVETVSGHAATIHDYDVLRGPIHTEKTQTLQGENNAIVLEVKATANKTEIKKAVESIFGVKVEKVNTINVSRKEKTVGRYKGFVRGYKKAIVYLDKATDLAEIAKAAHAE
- a CDS encoding 50S ribosomal protein L4 (product inferred by homology to UniProt) yields the protein MNNIVNKDIQLPVVGFDGKELRKITLDSEIFGIEPHMPSVHLAVKVDLANRRQATAKTKTRSEVSGGGKKPWRQKGTGRARAGSSRSPLWRHGGIVFGPTGTQNFKLKMNKLVHNKALLSVLSDKVANNNLIVLDNEDFAKVSTKEGVNFLKSLDVLGKKTLVVLDTYAANLVLSIRNINEVLIVSTDNLSVYDVLNNEKIIITEEAVKCLQGEEEEAI
- a CDS encoding 50S ribosomal protein L3 (product inferred by homology to UniProt), with protein sequence MKEIIGRKIGMTSVFATDGTMYPVTVIEVLPNVVTQKKTIENDGYEALQIGYEDKKEQRANKPEKGIFAKANTTPKYFLREIKGDEIYNHEVGESVTVDVFKAGEIVDVTAVSKGHGYSGVIKKYGKHIGPKGHGSGYHRQIGSLATNGRCNNRVHPGKKMSGHYGNVQRTISNLLVVSVDASKNCILIKGSVPGPKKSILKIKTSAKLGNKTKAVKPLVSYAD
- a CDS encoding 30S ribosomal protein S10 (product inferred by homology to UniProt), producing the protein MPTKTSRIRIRLKAYDHKVLDLSVSKIVDVAEKTGAEVVGPIPLPTERQIYTILRSPFVHKDSREQFEIRTHKRLIYINKPGKQTIEALKRMDLPSGVDFDVQF